Proteins encoded in a region of the Populus nigra chromosome 3, ddPopNigr1.1, whole genome shotgun sequence genome:
- the LOC133688793 gene encoding leucine-rich repeat receptor-like protein kinase PXC2, whose amino-acid sequence MLLKFLVLVGLAPLLVVQCLDSTFNDDVLGLIVFKAGLQDPKSKLSSWNEDDDSPCSWVGVKCEPNTHRVTELILDGFSLSGHIGRGLLRLQFLQVLSLAKNKFNGTINPDLPRLGGLQVIDLSDNSLSGSIPDGFFQQCGSLRSVSFARNDLTGMIPGSLSSCMTLSMVNFSSNGLCGELPSGLWYLRGLQSLDLSDNLLEGEIPEGIANLYDLRVINLKNNRFTGQLPVDIGGSQVLKLLDFSENSLSGSLPESLQRLSSCATVRLGGNSFTGEVPEWIGELTDLESLDLSANRFSGRIPVSIGNLNVLKELNLSMNQLTGGLPESMMNCLNLLAIDVSHNRLTGNLPSWIFKSGLNRVSPSGNRFDESKQHPSGVSLAVSIQGLQVLDLSSNVFSGEIPSDIGVLSSLLLLNASRNQLFGSIPSSIGDLTMIQALDLSDNRLNGSIPSEIGGAISLTELRLEKNLLTGKIPTQIKKCSSLASLILSWNNLTGPIPVAIANLINLQFVDLSFNRLSGSLPEELTNLSHLLSFNISHNNLQGDLPLGGFFNTISPSSVSGNPSLCGSVVNLSCPSDHQKPIVLNPNSSDSSNGTSLDRHHKIVLSISALIAIGAAACITLGVVAVIFLNIHAQSSMARSPAAFAFSGGEDFSCSPTNDPNYGKLVMFSGDADFVAGARALLNKDSELGRGGFGVVYRTILRDGRSVAIKKLTVSSLIKSQDEFEREVKELGKVRHRNLVALEGYYWTPTLQLLIYEYVSSGSLYKHLHDGPDKNYLSWRHRFNIILGMARALAHLHHMNIVHYNLKSTNILIDDSGEPKVGDFGLAKLLPTLDRCILSSKIQSALGYMAPEFACRTVKITEKCDVYGFGILVLEVVTGKRPVEYMEDDVVVLCDMVRGALEDGRVEECIDGKLGGKVPADEAIPVIKLGLICASQVPSNRPDMEEVVNILELIQCPAEGLEELE is encoded by the exons atgctACTCAAGTTCTTAGTTCTAGTTGGTTTAGCTCCATTACTGGTGGTACAATGTTTGGACTCAACGTTCAATGATGATGTTCTTGGCTTGATAGTATTCAAGGCAGGTCTTCAAGACCCGAAATCTAAACTCTCATCATggaatgaagatgatgatagtcCTTGTAGCTGGGTTGGTGTTAAATGTGAACCGAATACCCATCGGGTTACTGAACTGATTCTTGATGGCTTCTCTTTATCTGGGCACATTGGTCGTGGCCTTCTAAGGCTACAGTTTCTTCAGGTTCTTTCTTTagctaaaaataaattcaacggGACTATAAACCCCGATCTTCCTAGACTTGGGGGTTTACAAGTTATTGACTTGAGTGATAATAGCCTATCAGGGTCAATCCCTGATGGGTTTTTTCAACAATGTGGGTCGTTGAGGTCTGTTTCGTTTGCTAGGAATGATCTTACAGGGATGATTCCTGGTTCTTTGAGCTCTTGTATGACGCTTTCAATGGTTAACTTCTCGTCGAATGGCCTTTGTGGTGAATTGCCATCTGGATTATGGTATTTGAGAGGGCTACAGTCTCTTGATCTATCTGATAACTTGTTGGAAGGAGAGATTCCTGAAGGAATTGCAAATTTGTATGATTTAAGAgtcattaatttgaaaaataataggtTCACTGGGCAGCTACCAGTGGATATTGGAGGCTCTCAGGTTTTGAAACTGCTTGATTTTAGTGAGAATTCTTTGTCTGGTAGTCTTCCAGAGTCATTGCAGAGGCTCAGTTCATGTGCTACGGTTAGACTAGGAGGAAATTCATTCACTGGGGAAGTTCCTGAATGGATTGGAGAGTTGACAGATCTTGAAAGTTTGGATCTTTCTGCCAATAGGTTTTCAGGCCGGATTCCTGTTTCAATAGGAAACCTTAATGTCTTGAAGGAATTGAATCTGTCCATGAACCAGCTTACTGGAGGGTTACCTGAGTCGATGATGAATTGCCTAAACCTTTTGGCTATAGATGTTAGCCATAATCGGTTGACAGGTAATCTTCCTTCGTGGATTTTCAAGTCGGGGTTAAATAGAGTGTCACCTTCGGGCAACAGATTCGATGAGAGCAAACAACATCCTTCAGGTGTATCGTTGGCGGTCTCTATTCAAGGTCTTCAGGTCTTGGATCTATCTTCAAATGTCTTCTCCGGAGAAATTCCATCTGACATTGGGGTTTTAAGCAGCTTGCTACTCTTGAATGCATCAAGGAACCAACTATTTGGTTCGATTCCATCGAGCATAGGAGATTTAACAATGATTCAAGCTCTGGATTTGAGTGATAATAGGCTAAATGGAAGCATTCCTTCTGAAATTGGAGGAGCAATTTCACTCACGGAACTGCGACTGGAGAAGAACTTACTAACTGGGAAAATTCCCACTCAAATCAAGAAGTGCTCATCTTTAGCATCTTT AATTCTATCTTGGAACAACCTTACTGGTCCAATACCAGTAGCCATTGCAAACCTAATCAACCTTCAATTTGTAGACTTATCTTTCAACCGTCTCTCTGGAAGCTTACCCGAAGAGCTGACTAATCTTTCCCATCTCCTATCCTTCAATATTTCCCATAACAACCTCCAAGGTGACCTCCCACTCGGGGGTTTCTTCAACACAATTTCCCCCTCATCTGTCTCTGGTAATCCATCCCTGTGTGGCTCTGTTGTCAACCTATCCTGCCCTTCTGACCATCAGAAGCCTATTGTTCTGAATCCCAACTCTTCTGACTCCTCCAATGGCACCTCTTTAGATCGCCATCACAAGATTGTTCTCAGCATCTCTGCCCTCATTGCTATTGGTGCAGCCGCTTGCATCACCCTTGGTGTGGTAGCTGTTATTTTCCTCAATATTCATGCACAATCTTCTATGGCACGTTCTCCTGCTGCATTCGCATTTTCTGGCGGGGAAGATTTCAGCTGTTCCCCAACTAATGATCCGAACTATGGCAAGCTTGTCATGTTTTCTGGCGATGCTGATTTTGTTGCCGGGGCCCGTGCATTACTCAACAAAGACTCAGAACTTGGTCGCGGTGGATTCGGAGTTGTTTACCGAACAATACTTCGAGATGGGCGTTCAGTTGCTATAAAGAAGCTAACAGTTTCAAGTTTGATCAAGTCTCAAGATGAATTTGAAAGGGAAGTGAAGGAACTTGGAAAGGTTAGACATCGTAATCTTGTCGCCCTGGAAGGTTATTACTGGACTCCAACCTTGCAACTCCTTATTTATGAATATGTATCAAGTGGAAGTTTGTATAAGCATCTCCATGATGGGCCTGATAAGAACTACCTCTCCTGGCGACATAGATTCAACATAATTCTTGGAATGGCTAGAGCTTTGGCCCATTTGCATCACATGAACATAGTTCactataatttaaaatctacCAATATTCTAATAGATGATTCTGGTGAGCCAAAGGTGGGAGATTTTGGCCTGGCAAAGCTGTTGCCTACATTAGACCGTTGCATCTTAAGCAGCAAAATCCAGAGTGCGCTAGGATACATGGCTCCTGAGTTTGCTTGTCGAACTGTGAAGATAACTGAGAAATGTGATGTGTATGGGTTTGGGATCTTAGTTTTGGAGGTGGTGACAGGGAAGAGACCAGTGGAATATATGGAGGATGATGTGGTTGTGCTATGTGACATGGTGAGGGGAGCACTAGAGGATGGCAGAGTGGAAGAATGCATTGATGGCAAACTTGGAGGAAAAGTTCCAGCAGACGAGGCAATTCCTGTGATAAAACTTGGTTTGATATGTGCATCTCAAGTACCATCGAATCGGCCAGACATGGAAGAAGTGGTTAATATTTTAGAGCTGATCCAATGTCCTGCAGAGGGTCTTGAAGAGTTGGAGTGA
- the LOC133688101 gene encoding uncharacterized protein LOC133688101, whose product MDRNGILRLLWLLFLLFSDASNTSFLSKIRQLVALKDDSNSVQIQVPPSPSPDPANTLNTTNTEENSVLKADNSTSINNSSSSNKSDNNNTGIVGPSSIPGNQTDSEAEKNNDEKKKVSEEKDHHKTDSESEVGGENCTKLGTKRCTDRKSMSACILGFDNESQRWIVLIQNSGERDLSVDVHAPNSVDNSLVELGKHQTKKIILAVGENTEVILNAKNGECVLHLDPLESHGNFFLHFPSYDQLITPINGAYFLIVTAVVFGGTFTCCMFRKRRREAGTAYQELEMAMPESGVANIVETAEGWDNDWDDNWDEENAIKSPAACHSASVSANGLTSRSLNKDGWENDWDD is encoded by the exons ATGGATAGAAATGGGATTTTGAGACTTCTTTGGCTGCTCTTCTTGCTTTTTTCTGATGCTTCTAAcacttcttttctttccaagaTTCGACAATTGGTTGCTCTCAAAGACGACAGCAACTCCGTCCAAATCCAA gTACCTCCATCGCCAAGTCCAGATCCTGCTAATACACTGAATACGACAAACACTGAGGAAAATTCTGTTTTGAAAGCTGATAATTCGACAAGcattaataatagtagtagcaGTAATAAAAGTGATAATAATAACACGGGAATTGTGGGTCCAAGCTCGATTCCGGGGAATCAAACGGATAGTGaagctgaaaaaaataatgatgaaaaaaagaaagtgagTGAAGAGAAGGATCATCATAAGACGGATTCGGAATCGGAGGTTGGCGGGGAGAATTGTACGAAATTGGGTACTAAGAGGTGCACGGACCGCAAGTCGATGTCTGCTTGCATTCTTGGGTTTGATAATG AATCCCAAAGGTGGATTGTTCTTATACAAAATTCCGGGGAACGTGATTTGTCAGTGGATGTGCATGCCCCAAATTCTGTTGACAATTCTTTGGTTGAACTAGGGAAACACCAAACTAAAAAG atcattttggcTGTTGGTGAAAACACAGAGGTGATATTAAATGCTAAAAACGGGGAATGTGTTCTACACTTGGATCCTCTTGAATCTCATGGAAACTTTTTCTTGCACTTCCCATCTTATGACCAGCTAATTACCCCCATCAATGGTGCTTACTTCCTAATTGTTACAGCAGTAGTCTTTGGAGGGACATTCACTTGCTGCATGTTTAGGAAGAGGAGACGGGAGGCTGGAACTGCTTATCAGGAGCTTGAAATGGCTATGCCAGAATCTGGTGTTGCAAATATTGTCGAAACAGCAGAAGGCTGGGATAATGATTGGGATGATAATTGGGATGAAGAAAATGCAATAAAGTCACCAGCTGCATGTCACTCAGCGAGTGTCTCAGCAAACGGCCTTACCTCTAGGAGTCTAAACAAAGATGGATGGGAAAATGATTGGGATGACTAG
- the LOC133688559 gene encoding B3 domain-containing transcription repressor VAL2-like isoform X2, with the protein MASSSLSIKSCMNATCGVSTSNSGGWRKGWALRSGDFAILCDNCGSAYEQSIFCEVFHSKDSGWRECTSCSKRLHCGCIASRSLLELLDGGGVNCTSCSRTAGVGPMNGDEKPNGFGKPKVDTVGELNSASADSQLAAETKLMQFGNCIDGIGMRNLLQLQSDEANGSYRKMKQEDILPPVGEIASAIFSNFNQASNASCQTAKPEIHRTVTAAKDLYESLAQTNLSMSLGSSLGNPNPFPGGVVDERVSSKASSPLQQGPRSRHLLPKPPKSALSMDANAGMVSQIRVARPPAEGRGRNQLLPRYWPRITDQELQQISGDPNSTIVPLFEKVLSASDAGRIGRLVLPKACAEAYFPPISQPEGLPLRIQDVKGKEWVFQFRFWPNNNSRMYVLEGVTPCIQSMKLQAGDTVTFSRMDPEGKLVMGFRKASNSIAMQSLKGSTDTHLSALSKHLHSASGDISWNKSEKQEDRTRDGLLLPSLMVPERKRTRNIGSKSKRLLIDSLDAFELKLTWEEAQDLLRPAPSVKPSIVTIEDHDFEEYEEPPVFGKRSIFIVRSIGGQEQWAQCDSCSKWRRLPVDVLLPPKWTCVDNAWDQSRCSCSAPDELAPRELENLLRLNKDFKKRKITSSHQPAQELESSGLDALANAAILGDVGEQSTTAVVATTTKHPRHRPGCSCIVCIQPPSGKGKHKPTCTCNVCMTVKRRFKTLMMRKKKRQSEREAEIAQKTQHLVGPKDEAEVESSSKLASIPRDPSDNEARSGNELESKGQSNNLSNKLADSGKGHLDLNCHPDREEDSQAGLTRMSMTSFLQVATLPLDTYLKQNGLASLSEQQASSASHVPPQTGENEGKINDDCQPATAAPEQESGGEENDEPGPDQSQNDPV; encoded by the exons atggcGTCCTCGTCGTTGTCGATTAAGAGTTGCATGAATGCAACTTGTGGAGTCTCAACGTCAAATTCTGGCGGGTGGAGAAAAGGTTGGGCACTGCGATCTGGTGATTTCGCCATTCTCTGCGATAACTGCGG GTCTGCATATGAGCAATCGATTTTTTGTGAAGTTTTCCACTCAAAGGATTCTGGGTGGAGGGAGTGCACTTCATGCAGCAAG CGTCTCCATTGTGGATGCATTGCTTCCAGGTCCCTGCTTGAGCTACTTGATGGTGGTGGTGTGAACTGTACAAGCTGTTCTAGAACTGCTGGAGTTGGTCCT ATGAATGGTGATGAAAAACCTAATGGATTTGGCAAGCCAAAAGTTGATACCGTTGGAGAACTGAATTCTGCGTCTGCTGACAGCCAGTTGGCAGCTGAAACAAAGCTTATGCAGTTCGGCAATTGTATTGATGGTATAGGCATGAGGAATTTGCTTCAATTACAGAGTGATGAGGCAAACGGATCTTACAGGAAAATGAAACAGGAGGATATACTACCTCCTGTGGGAGAAATTGCAAGCGCAATTTTCTCGAATTTTAACCAAGCATCCAATGCATCATGTCAAACCGCCAAACCAGAGATTCATAGAACAGTTACTGCAGCAAAAGATTTATACGAATCACTAGCACAAACAAACTTGAGTATGAGCCTGGGTTCTTCTTTAGGAAATCCAAATCCCTTTCCAGGAGGTGTTGTTGATGAAAGGGTATCGAGTAAGGCATCCTCTCCACTCCAACAAGGACCCAGGTCTCGCCATCTATTGCCAAAGCCTCCAAAGTCAGCCCTTTCTATGGATGCAAATGCTGGCATGGTCTCACAAATACGCGTTGCTAGGCCACCTGCTGAAGGACGGGGACGGAATCAGTTGCTTCCTCGTTATTGGCCTAGGATTACAGATCAAGAATTGCAGCAAATATCTGGAGA TCCAAATTCCACCATTGTCCCATTGTTTGAAAAGGTTCTCAGTGCGAGCGATGCTGGTCGCATTGGTCGTTTGGTTCTCCCTAAAGCATGTGCTGAA GCTTATTTCCCTCCCATCTCTCAACCTGAGGGTCTTCCTCTACGGATTCAAGATGTAAAGGGTAAAGAGTGGGTATTTCAGTTCAGATTTTGGCCTAACAATAACAGCAGGATGTACGTCTTGGAGGGTGTAACTCCGTGCATACAGTCCATGAAATTACAAGCTGGAGATACTG TAACATTTAGTCGTATGGACCCAGAAGGAAAACTTGTCATGGGGTTTAGAAAAGCATCAAACTCTATAGCAATGCAG TCACTAAAGGGAAGCACCGACACACACTTAAGTGCATTGTCCAAACATTTGCATTCAGCTAGTGGTGATATTAGCTGGAATAAATCTGAGAAGCAAGAAGACAGGACAAGGGATGGCTTGCTGCTACCATCATTGATGGTTCCTGAGAGAAAAAGAACACGCAATATTGGGTCTAAAAGTAAGAGGCTACTAATTGATAGCCTAGATGCTTTTGAGCTGAAACTTACATGGGAAGAGGCACAGGATTTGCTTCGCCCAGCACCAAGTGTCAAGCCTAGCATTGTCACCATTGAGGATCATGATTTTGAAGAATATGAA GAACCTCCAGTTTTTGGGAAGAGGAGTATCTTTATAGTTCGTTCAATTGG GGGGCAAGAGCAATGGGCCCAGTGTGATAGCTGCTCCAAGTGGCGAAGGCTGCCAGTTGATGTTCTACTTCCACCGAAGTGGACATGTGTGGACAATGCCTGGGATCAAAGCAG GTGTTCTTGTTCTGCTCCAGATGAATTAGCCCCAAGGGAATTGGAAAATCTTCTCAGACTGAACAAGG ATTTCAAGAAACGGAAAATTACTAGCAGTCATCAGCCAGCCCAGGAACTTGAATCTTCTGGTCTGGATGCACTGGCCAATGCTGCAATCCTCGGGGATGTGGGTGAGCAAAGCACTACTGCTGTTGTTGCAACCACAACAAAACACCCTAGACACCGTCCTGGCTGCTCATGCATTGTGTGTATCCAGCCCCCGAGCGGGAAGGGGAAGCACAAGCCTACATGCACATGTAATGTCTGCATGACAGTAAAACGCCgttttaaaactttaatgatGCGCAAAAAGAAGCGTCAGTCAGAGCGTGAAGCAGAGATTGCCCAGAAGACTCAGCATTTGGTGGGTCCCAAAGATGAAGCTGAAGTAGAGAGTAGCTCTAAGCTTGCATCAATACCTAGAGATCCTTCGGATAATGAAGCCAGGTCAGGGAATGAGTTAGAATCCAAAGGCCAAAGCAATAATCTGTCAAACAAATTGGCTGACTCAGGCAAGGGACATCTAGATTTGAACTGCCATCCTGACCGTGAAGAGGACTCACAAGCAGGGTTAACCCGAATGAGCATGACGAGTTTTCTTCAAGTAGCAACCCTTCCATTGGACACATATTTGAAGCAGAATGGTCTTGCAAGTTTATCTGAGCAACAAGCGAGTTCAGCATCACATGTCCCACCGCAAACGGGGGAAAATGAAGGGAAAATTAATGATGATTGTCAACCTGCCACGGCTGCACCAGAGCAGGAGAGCGGAGGTGAAGAGAATGATGAACCCGGACCAGACCAAAGCCAAAATGACCCTGTCTAA
- the LOC133688559 gene encoding B3 domain-containing transcription repressor VAL2-like isoform X1, with protein sequence MASSSLSIKSCMNATCGVSTSNSGGWRKGWALRSGDFAILCDNCGSAYEQSIFCEVFHSKDSGWRECTSCSKRLHCGCIASRSLLELLDGGGVNCTSCSRTAGVGPMNGDEKPNGFGKPKVDTVGELNSASADSQLAAETKLMQFGNCIDGIGMRNLLQLQSDEANGSYRKMKQEDILPPVGEIASAIFSNFNQASNASCQTAKPEIHRTVTAAKDLYESLAQTNLSMSLGSSLGNPNPFPGGVVDERVSSKASSPLQQGPRSRHLLPKPPKSALSMDANAGMVSQIRVARPPAEGRGRNQLLPRYWPRITDQELQQISGDPNSTIVPLFEKVLSASDAGRIGRLVLPKACAEAYFPPISQPEGLPLRIQDVKGKEWVFQFRFWPNNNSRMYVLEGVTPCIQSMKLQAGDTVTFSRMDPEGKLVMGFRKASNSIAMQDTQPSAIPNGVPSSESYFSGVFENLPIISGYSGLLQSLKGSTDTHLSALSKHLHSASGDISWNKSEKQEDRTRDGLLLPSLMVPERKRTRNIGSKSKRLLIDSLDAFELKLTWEEAQDLLRPAPSVKPSIVTIEDHDFEEYEEPPVFGKRSIFIVRSIGGQEQWAQCDSCSKWRRLPVDVLLPPKWTCVDNAWDQSRCSCSAPDELAPRELENLLRLNKDFKKRKITSSHQPAQELESSGLDALANAAILGDVGEQSTTAVVATTTKHPRHRPGCSCIVCIQPPSGKGKHKPTCTCNVCMTVKRRFKTLMMRKKKRQSEREAEIAQKTQHLVGPKDEAEVESSSKLASIPRDPSDNEARSGNELESKGQSNNLSNKLADSGKGHLDLNCHPDREEDSQAGLTRMSMTSFLQVATLPLDTYLKQNGLASLSEQQASSASHVPPQTGENEGKINDDCQPATAAPEQESGGEENDEPGPDQSQNDPV encoded by the exons atggcGTCCTCGTCGTTGTCGATTAAGAGTTGCATGAATGCAACTTGTGGAGTCTCAACGTCAAATTCTGGCGGGTGGAGAAAAGGTTGGGCACTGCGATCTGGTGATTTCGCCATTCTCTGCGATAACTGCGG GTCTGCATATGAGCAATCGATTTTTTGTGAAGTTTTCCACTCAAAGGATTCTGGGTGGAGGGAGTGCACTTCATGCAGCAAG CGTCTCCATTGTGGATGCATTGCTTCCAGGTCCCTGCTTGAGCTACTTGATGGTGGTGGTGTGAACTGTACAAGCTGTTCTAGAACTGCTGGAGTTGGTCCT ATGAATGGTGATGAAAAACCTAATGGATTTGGCAAGCCAAAAGTTGATACCGTTGGAGAACTGAATTCTGCGTCTGCTGACAGCCAGTTGGCAGCTGAAACAAAGCTTATGCAGTTCGGCAATTGTATTGATGGTATAGGCATGAGGAATTTGCTTCAATTACAGAGTGATGAGGCAAACGGATCTTACAGGAAAATGAAACAGGAGGATATACTACCTCCTGTGGGAGAAATTGCAAGCGCAATTTTCTCGAATTTTAACCAAGCATCCAATGCATCATGTCAAACCGCCAAACCAGAGATTCATAGAACAGTTACTGCAGCAAAAGATTTATACGAATCACTAGCACAAACAAACTTGAGTATGAGCCTGGGTTCTTCTTTAGGAAATCCAAATCCCTTTCCAGGAGGTGTTGTTGATGAAAGGGTATCGAGTAAGGCATCCTCTCCACTCCAACAAGGACCCAGGTCTCGCCATCTATTGCCAAAGCCTCCAAAGTCAGCCCTTTCTATGGATGCAAATGCTGGCATGGTCTCACAAATACGCGTTGCTAGGCCACCTGCTGAAGGACGGGGACGGAATCAGTTGCTTCCTCGTTATTGGCCTAGGATTACAGATCAAGAATTGCAGCAAATATCTGGAGA TCCAAATTCCACCATTGTCCCATTGTTTGAAAAGGTTCTCAGTGCGAGCGATGCTGGTCGCATTGGTCGTTTGGTTCTCCCTAAAGCATGTGCTGAA GCTTATTTCCCTCCCATCTCTCAACCTGAGGGTCTTCCTCTACGGATTCAAGATGTAAAGGGTAAAGAGTGGGTATTTCAGTTCAGATTTTGGCCTAACAATAACAGCAGGATGTACGTCTTGGAGGGTGTAACTCCGTGCATACAGTCCATGAAATTACAAGCTGGAGATACTG TAACATTTAGTCGTATGGACCCAGAAGGAAAACTTGTCATGGGGTTTAGAAAAGCATCAAACTCTATAGCAATGCAG GACACCCAACCATCTGCCATTCCTAATGGTGTTCCTTCAAGTGAAAGTTACTTTTCGGGTGTTTTTGAGAACCTGCCTATAATAAGTGGTTACTCTGGCCTTCTTCAGTCACTAAAGGGAAGCACCGACACACACTTAAGTGCATTGTCCAAACATTTGCATTCAGCTAGTGGTGATATTAGCTGGAATAAATCTGAGAAGCAAGAAGACAGGACAAGGGATGGCTTGCTGCTACCATCATTGATGGTTCCTGAGAGAAAAAGAACACGCAATATTGGGTCTAAAAGTAAGAGGCTACTAATTGATAGCCTAGATGCTTTTGAGCTGAAACTTACATGGGAAGAGGCACAGGATTTGCTTCGCCCAGCACCAAGTGTCAAGCCTAGCATTGTCACCATTGAGGATCATGATTTTGAAGAATATGAA GAACCTCCAGTTTTTGGGAAGAGGAGTATCTTTATAGTTCGTTCAATTGG GGGGCAAGAGCAATGGGCCCAGTGTGATAGCTGCTCCAAGTGGCGAAGGCTGCCAGTTGATGTTCTACTTCCACCGAAGTGGACATGTGTGGACAATGCCTGGGATCAAAGCAG GTGTTCTTGTTCTGCTCCAGATGAATTAGCCCCAAGGGAATTGGAAAATCTTCTCAGACTGAACAAGG ATTTCAAGAAACGGAAAATTACTAGCAGTCATCAGCCAGCCCAGGAACTTGAATCTTCTGGTCTGGATGCACTGGCCAATGCTGCAATCCTCGGGGATGTGGGTGAGCAAAGCACTACTGCTGTTGTTGCAACCACAACAAAACACCCTAGACACCGTCCTGGCTGCTCATGCATTGTGTGTATCCAGCCCCCGAGCGGGAAGGGGAAGCACAAGCCTACATGCACATGTAATGTCTGCATGACAGTAAAACGCCgttttaaaactttaatgatGCGCAAAAAGAAGCGTCAGTCAGAGCGTGAAGCAGAGATTGCCCAGAAGACTCAGCATTTGGTGGGTCCCAAAGATGAAGCTGAAGTAGAGAGTAGCTCTAAGCTTGCATCAATACCTAGAGATCCTTCGGATAATGAAGCCAGGTCAGGGAATGAGTTAGAATCCAAAGGCCAAAGCAATAATCTGTCAAACAAATTGGCTGACTCAGGCAAGGGACATCTAGATTTGAACTGCCATCCTGACCGTGAAGAGGACTCACAAGCAGGGTTAACCCGAATGAGCATGACGAGTTTTCTTCAAGTAGCAACCCTTCCATTGGACACATATTTGAAGCAGAATGGTCTTGCAAGTTTATCTGAGCAACAAGCGAGTTCAGCATCACATGTCCCACCGCAAACGGGGGAAAATGAAGGGAAAATTAATGATGATTGTCAACCTGCCACGGCTGCACCAGAGCAGGAGAGCGGAGGTGAAGAGAATGATGAACCCGGACCAGACCAAAGCCAAAATGACCCTGTCTAA